In the genome of Methanopyrus kandleri AV19, one region contains:
- a CDS encoding stage II sporulation protein M, protein MGSPWRYIVTVADVFLISGFLGMIAYFMFPSLPDIILKTTCQKVEALARLLPFPMERFMLSITLWNTMTILITTFGGLIALTLDRLVTRYAPDVLRRSMNNPPYAPILVKLARKLGFDVRRYKEADVILTLKLGPLLIPAINGFAAGAFGMWVLQNFGPVFLLGAALLPHGVIEFPTLIIAGAMGVHLADYLIYRVRLHERWPHGNLEVPSWVIRNTAACIAGLTVAAYLEVHITPIVAGCVMKCA, encoded by the coding sequence GTGGGAAGTCCTTGGCGCTACATCGTGACGGTAGCCGACGTCTTCCTTATTTCAGGGTTCCTGGGGATGATCGCGTACTTCATGTTCCCCTCTCTCCCGGACATTATCCTTAAAACGACGTGTCAGAAGGTAGAGGCCCTCGCACGCCTTCTGCCCTTTCCGATGGAGCGGTTCATGCTCTCCATTACCCTATGGAACACTATGACGATACTCATAACCACCTTCGGTGGCCTGATAGCGCTGACCCTGGACCGACTGGTGACGAGGTACGCTCCCGACGTCCTCCGCAGAAGCATGAACAATCCTCCGTACGCCCCGATTCTCGTGAAGCTAGCTCGTAAGCTCGGGTTCGACGTACGGCGGTACAAAGAGGCCGACGTGATACTGACGTTGAAGCTCGGACCGCTGCTGATCCCAGCGATCAACGGGTTCGCCGCTGGGGCCTTCGGGATGTGGGTACTGCAGAACTTCGGTCCGGTCTTCCTGCTGGGTGCGGCTTTACTACCTCACGGGGTAATCGAGTTCCCGACACTAATCATCGCGGGAGCCATGGGCGTGCATCTGGCCGATTACCTGATCTACAGAGTCCGACTCCATGAGCGGTGGCCTCATGGGAACTTGGAGGTACCGAGTTGGGTAATCCGTAACACGGCCGCCTGTATCGCAGGCCTGACCGTCGCCGCGTACTTAGAAGTTCATATAACACCGATAGTGGCAGGGTGTGTGATGAAGTGCGCTTGA
- the sepS gene encoding O-phosphoserine--tRNA ligase: MPFDRDKLEELRSLAQRDFDRAWKEGAKLVREPGLRDRYPRLKVETGEPHPLFETIQQLREAYLRAGFREVVNPVIIPEEEVYKQFGPEAAAVLDRCFYLAGLPRPDVGLGADKVEKLAEVLGREPSEDEVERLRETLHAYKKGEIDGDELTHEIAEALDTDDGTAVRILDEVFPELKRLKPEPLEPPLTLRSHMTAGWFITLSEILKREDPPLKLFSIDRCFRREQREDESHLMTYHSASCVVVSDDVTVDTGKAVAEAILRQFGFEDFEFVPDEKMSKYYVPGTQTEVYAYHPDLEDSIEDEELGPGWVEIATFGLYSPVALAEYGIDYPVMNLGIGVERLCMVLHGIDDVRSLAYVEYEPWEPSDLELARMIDYERKPATSFGERLVREVVRGLHEHADEEGPVEVELFRGEFGDREVVVHAVEEEKGEPLAGPAAFNRVYVLDGNLYAVPPEGDFGREIREEGVYSGVSFEEGLAARLAYEVEELLATGGGETTVSVRKVSRPSQVNLSLPRKLLRYVTKKGGEIEIKGPVFVTLRAEVR; encoded by the coding sequence ATGCCGTTCGACCGTGACAAGCTGGAGGAACTGAGGTCCCTGGCCCAGCGCGATTTCGATCGAGCCTGGAAAGAGGGTGCTAAGCTGGTCCGGGAGCCCGGCCTCCGGGACCGGTACCCGAGGCTTAAGGTGGAGACGGGCGAGCCCCATCCGCTGTTCGAAACTATTCAGCAGCTGAGGGAGGCGTACCTGCGTGCGGGCTTCAGAGAGGTCGTGAACCCCGTCATCATCCCGGAGGAGGAGGTGTACAAGCAGTTCGGTCCGGAGGCGGCGGCCGTGCTGGACAGGTGCTTCTACCTCGCCGGACTCCCGCGTCCGGACGTAGGATTGGGTGCGGACAAGGTCGAGAAGTTGGCGGAGGTGCTGGGTCGGGAGCCATCCGAAGACGAGGTGGAACGACTGAGGGAAACCCTGCACGCGTACAAGAAGGGCGAGATCGACGGTGACGAGCTGACACACGAGATCGCGGAGGCCCTGGACACGGACGACGGGACGGCGGTGAGGATACTGGACGAGGTCTTCCCCGAGCTCAAGCGCCTGAAGCCCGAGCCGCTGGAGCCTCCGCTCACCCTCCGATCGCACATGACCGCGGGTTGGTTTATAACGCTATCCGAGATACTGAAGCGTGAGGATCCGCCGTTGAAATTGTTCTCCATCGACAGGTGCTTCCGACGCGAGCAGCGGGAGGACGAGAGCCACTTGATGACGTACCACTCCGCGTCGTGCGTCGTGGTCAGCGACGACGTGACCGTGGACACCGGGAAGGCAGTAGCGGAGGCGATCCTCCGGCAGTTCGGGTTCGAGGATTTCGAGTTCGTTCCCGATGAGAAAATGTCCAAATACTACGTACCCGGAACACAGACCGAGGTGTACGCTTACCACCCCGACCTGGAGGACTCCATCGAGGACGAGGAGCTGGGACCGGGTTGGGTGGAGATAGCGACGTTCGGGCTGTACTCACCGGTGGCGCTGGCGGAGTACGGGATTGACTACCCGGTCATGAACCTCGGGATCGGCGTGGAGCGGTTGTGCATGGTCCTCCACGGTATCGACGACGTGCGTTCCCTCGCGTACGTCGAGTACGAACCGTGGGAACCTTCAGATCTGGAGCTGGCCAGGATGATCGACTACGAGCGGAAGCCGGCTACGTCGTTCGGGGAACGGCTGGTTCGTGAGGTGGTGCGGGGGCTTCACGAGCACGCCGACGAGGAGGGGCCCGTGGAAGTCGAGCTGTTCCGCGGGGAGTTTGGCGATCGGGAGGTGGTAGTCCACGCCGTCGAGGAAGAGAAGGGAGAACCTCTCGCGGGGCCCGCGGCCTTCAACCGCGTTTACGTCCTCGATGGTAACCTCTACGCCGTCCCGCCCGAGGGCGACTTCGGCCGTGAGATCCGCGAGGAGGGCGTGTACTCTGGGGTGTCATTCGAAGAAGGACTGGCGGCGCGGTTGGCCTACGAGGTGGAGGAGCTGCTCGCGACTGGAGGAGGGGAGACCACCGTGTCGGTCCGTAAGGTGAGTCGCCCCTCGCAGGTCAACCTGAGTCTTCCTCGGAAGCTGTTACGCTACGTAACCAAAAAAGGAGGTGAGATCGAAATCAAGGGGCCGGTGTTCGTGACCCTCAGAGCCGAGGTCAGGTGA
- a CDS encoding RsmB/NOP family class I SAM-dependent RNA methyltransferase codes for MSSLSRQELTARVFVEWEETRRSLRECVKKVLLNEGVRDHRVWGTIHAYCFELMKRLRTVDAFLEATIRNAKLFDLDPWVRNALRVGTFEMKFNDVKPAIATNEAVKIVVECVGEGPARFVNAVLYDVERLELSDVLNRAKDTVERLAIEYSHPEWFVKHLMDLLGENELTKLMDANNREPERYLRVHAHMVDPDKAILALEDDGVAVEEDPDLPFMLRVVDHDVPPVRTEPYRRGWVAYQDKASAAAAYALRPEPGDRVLDACAAPGGKSAYLYALTEGEIELTCVDVNPRRLREMRRNFRRWGIEARLRRADSSRLYRETDETFDLALVDPPCSSSGAYVRAPEAKWTVKWRHVKRYARGQLSILRGVAPLVERTLVYSTCSVTVVEDESVVRRFLREFDEFEVEEPFGFGSPGFDSWMNERYPWADRVRRFWPHRHRTEGFFVARLVRS; via the coding sequence TTGAGCAGCCTCAGCCGACAGGAGCTCACGGCACGCGTGTTCGTCGAGTGGGAGGAGACGCGACGTTCGCTCCGTGAGTGCGTTAAGAAGGTGCTGCTGAACGAGGGAGTCCGGGACCATCGCGTCTGGGGCACCATCCACGCGTACTGCTTCGAGCTGATGAAGCGCCTCCGCACGGTCGACGCGTTCCTGGAGGCGACGATACGGAACGCGAAGCTTTTCGACCTGGACCCGTGGGTTAGGAACGCCCTCAGGGTCGGTACGTTCGAGATGAAGTTCAACGACGTGAAGCCCGCGATCGCCACGAACGAGGCCGTGAAGATCGTCGTGGAGTGTGTCGGGGAGGGCCCCGCCCGGTTCGTGAACGCCGTCCTCTACGACGTCGAGCGGCTCGAGCTCTCCGACGTATTGAACCGGGCTAAGGACACCGTAGAGCGCCTGGCGATCGAGTACTCCCATCCGGAATGGTTCGTCAAGCACCTGATGGACCTACTGGGTGAAAACGAGCTGACGAAGTTGATGGACGCTAACAACCGCGAGCCCGAGCGTTACCTCCGCGTACATGCCCACATGGTGGACCCGGACAAGGCTATACTGGCGCTGGAGGACGACGGGGTGGCCGTGGAGGAAGATCCCGATCTGCCGTTCATGCTGCGGGTGGTGGATCACGATGTACCGCCCGTCAGGACCGAGCCTTACCGCCGAGGTTGGGTGGCTTACCAAGACAAGGCGTCCGCGGCCGCCGCTTACGCGCTGCGGCCGGAGCCCGGAGATCGTGTGCTCGACGCTTGTGCGGCCCCCGGTGGGAAGTCGGCGTACCTGTATGCGCTGACGGAAGGCGAGATCGAGCTCACGTGTGTGGACGTGAACCCCAGGCGCCTCAGGGAGATGCGTCGTAACTTCCGCCGATGGGGGATCGAAGCCAGGCTCCGCAGGGCGGACTCCTCCCGGCTCTACCGGGAGACCGACGAGACGTTCGACCTCGCCCTCGTGGACCCACCGTGTTCGAGCTCCGGGGCTTACGTTCGGGCCCCCGAGGCCAAGTGGACCGTCAAGTGGAGACACGTGAAGAGGTATGCCCGCGGCCAGCTCTCGATCCTACGTGGCGTCGCGCCGCTGGTGGAAAGAACCCTCGTGTACTCCACGTGCTCGGTCACCGTAGTGGAGGACGAGTCCGTGGTACGCCGCTTCTTGCGCGAGTTCGACGAGTTCGAGGTGGAGGAACCTTTCGGGTTCGGCTCGCCCGGCTTCGACTCCTGGATGAACGAGAGGTACCCGTGGGCGGATCGAGTACGTAGGTTCTGGCCGCATCGGCACCGTACGGAGGGGTTCTTCGTAGCCCGGCTGGTCCGGAGCTAG
- a CDS encoding DUF1152 domain-containing protein: MYLAEVAGIEELSAVAVLGIGGGGDVVGACHTYRWIREGIEPERLVLGGLTWERAVVDPEPGPRSRDEIVGDVEWIHERIGILRGRARPRRGQEFAESRVRRVLRRMGHRDVEIVLVDVSGGVKGTVDGLKALIEHFELDVVFGIDVGGDALARGDEPGVESPLADSIMTCSLSKLEETVLGVFGWGSDGELTREELRRRFSEIAAEGGYLGAIGLTGRDVKFLKKLAEVVETEASLIPLRAAVEGELGPLEIRGGYRTVELGPASVCTFYFDPEVVARGSILCELVDGTESVEEAHERIRKELGIKTELDWERERAER; the protein is encoded by the coding sequence TTGTACTTGGCCGAAGTGGCCGGGATCGAGGAGCTTAGTGCCGTCGCCGTCCTGGGTATCGGAGGCGGTGGCGATGTCGTCGGAGCCTGTCACACGTACCGATGGATAAGGGAAGGGATCGAGCCGGAGCGCTTGGTCCTCGGAGGGCTCACCTGGGAGCGTGCCGTCGTCGATCCGGAGCCCGGTCCTCGATCGCGCGACGAGATCGTGGGAGACGTCGAATGGATCCACGAGCGTATTGGAATACTACGCGGAAGGGCGAGGCCTAGACGGGGTCAAGAGTTCGCGGAGTCACGCGTCCGACGCGTGTTGAGGAGGATGGGACACCGCGACGTGGAGATCGTACTGGTGGACGTCAGTGGAGGCGTGAAAGGGACCGTGGACGGTCTCAAGGCGCTGATCGAACACTTCGAGCTGGACGTCGTCTTCGGGATCGATGTCGGTGGGGACGCGTTAGCGAGGGGTGACGAGCCCGGAGTCGAGAGCCCACTGGCCGATTCTATCATGACCTGTTCGCTGTCGAAGCTCGAGGAGACCGTGCTCGGGGTATTCGGGTGGGGGTCCGACGGTGAGCTGACCCGAGAGGAGCTCCGGCGGAGGTTCTCCGAGATAGCGGCTGAGGGCGGTTACCTCGGGGCGATCGGACTCACCGGACGCGATGTGAAGTTCCTGAAGAAATTGGCAGAGGTGGTGGAGACGGAGGCCAGTTTGATCCCCCTCAGGGCGGCTGTCGAGGGCGAGCTCGGACCGCTGGAGATTCGAGGAGGGTACAGAACCGTGGAGCTCGGGCCGGCATCGGTGTGTACCTTTTACTTCGACCCGGAAGTCGTCGCGCGTGGTAGTATCCTATGCGAGCTCGTGGACGGCACCGAGAGCGTGGAGGAAGCCCACGAACGCATCCGGAAGGAGCTCGGCATCAAAACCGAGCTCGACTGGGAGCGTGAGCGGGCCGAGCGCTGA
- the nadC gene encoding carboxylating nicotinate-nucleotide diphosphorylase encodes MLLNEVKVRKIVELALTEDVGRADLTSSIVEGERAEAEIVAKEEGVVSGTLPARLTFELLDCEVDVLVEDGERIQPGDIVLKAYGEATALLAAERVALNFLMRLSGIATATRKVVERVREVNPDVIVAATRKVHPITGFLEKKAVSDGGGDLHRFGLDDAVLIKDNHLALVGSVRDAVRRARERVGFTKVIGVEVESIEDAVEAAKAGADHVLLDNMKPAEIRRAVNEVRKVREDVILEASGGITPENAPEYAETGVDVISLGWLTHSAPALDLSMRVRRMT; translated from the coding sequence GTGCTCCTGAACGAGGTTAAGGTTCGGAAGATCGTGGAGCTAGCACTGACGGAAGACGTCGGCCGTGCGGATCTGACCTCCTCCATTGTGGAAGGTGAGCGGGCGGAGGCGGAGATCGTGGCAAAAGAGGAGGGCGTCGTTTCGGGAACGCTCCCGGCCCGACTGACGTTCGAACTCCTAGACTGCGAAGTCGACGTGCTCGTGGAAGACGGCGAACGAATTCAACCCGGCGACATCGTGCTGAAAGCCTATGGGGAGGCTACGGCCCTTCTCGCGGCGGAGCGAGTGGCGCTCAACTTCCTCATGCGGCTGTCCGGGATCGCGACGGCTACGCGGAAGGTCGTCGAGAGAGTCCGTGAGGTGAATCCGGACGTTATTGTAGCCGCGACCAGGAAAGTCCATCCGATCACGGGATTTCTCGAGAAGAAGGCGGTATCGGATGGGGGCGGAGACCTCCACCGGTTCGGCCTGGACGATGCCGTTCTGATCAAAGATAACCACCTGGCGCTGGTCGGGTCGGTCCGGGATGCCGTGCGGCGGGCGAGGGAGCGGGTGGGTTTCACCAAAGTAATCGGCGTGGAAGTCGAGTCGATCGAAGACGCCGTTGAGGCCGCGAAGGCGGGCGCGGACCACGTGTTGCTGGATAATATGAAACCGGCGGAGATCCGGCGGGCGGTGAACGAAGTTCGGAAAGTCCGTGAAGATGTGATCCTGGAGGCTTCCGGTGGCATCACGCCCGAGAACGCACCCGAGTACGCGGAAACCGGAGTTGATGTGATCTCGCTCGGGTGGTTGACACACTCCGCGCCGGCCTTGGACCTGAGCATGCGGGTTCGACGGATGACATGA
- a CDS encoding thiamine pyrophosphate-dependent enzyme, producing MRPEEALLALRKVLKEEDRVIVDLGDHTIAAAKVGLDPDGGTGALGGSMSVALGHCLGTDGGRVYCIVGDGGFFMHLHTLATVAQNRDRFENLTVVVVTDAAWGMTGGQENPAVHTSPADIARSMGFDPAEIAESVEEALEVLKRCRKEGPSLVEMRCRPITFL from the coding sequence TTGCGGCCGGAGGAAGCTCTCCTCGCACTTCGGAAGGTCTTGAAAGAGGAGGATCGGGTGATCGTGGACTTAGGCGATCACACCATCGCCGCGGCCAAGGTAGGCTTGGATCCGGACGGAGGCACTGGCGCGCTGGGCGGCTCGATGTCCGTGGCGTTGGGTCACTGCCTCGGAACCGACGGTGGGAGGGTCTACTGTATCGTCGGCGACGGTGGCTTCTTCATGCATTTACACACTTTGGCTACCGTGGCTCAGAACCGCGATCGCTTCGAGAACTTGACGGTGGTGGTCGTGACCGATGCGGCGTGGGGGATGACGGGAGGCCAGGAGAACCCGGCCGTTCACACCTCGCCGGCCGATATAGCCCGTTCCATGGGTTTCGACCCCGCCGAGATCGCCGAAAGCGTCGAAGAGGCACTGGAGGTGCTGAAGCGGTGTCGGAAGGAAGGACCGAGTCTAGTGGAGATGAGATGTCGACCGATTACCTTCCTATAG
- a CDS encoding multiprotein bridging factor aMBF1 translates to MEERIRCEICGRVINGRPKVVKVEGSELRVCEECAKFGREVVKPRPRRETGRVQRERRPRRRPTGARRRPRGFDPFSEGLEVVPDYDERVREARERRGWSQEDLAKKIGEKVSVIRRIESGKMEPDVELARKLERVLEIELLERVSEEDTGSVGIGSGELTLGDVVEIRKK, encoded by the coding sequence TTGGAAGAGCGAATCAGATGCGAGATATGCGGACGCGTGATCAACGGTCGACCTAAGGTCGTGAAGGTGGAAGGATCGGAACTGCGGGTGTGCGAGGAGTGTGCCAAGTTCGGTCGTGAGGTGGTCAAGCCGCGACCTCGCCGTGAGACCGGACGGGTGCAGCGTGAGCGCCGCCCACGGCGCAGACCCACCGGCGCGAGACGAAGACCGAGAGGGTTCGATCCCTTCAGCGAGGGGCTGGAGGTAGTTCCGGATTACGACGAGCGTGTCCGCGAGGCTAGGGAACGTAGAGGTTGGAGCCAGGAGGACCTAGCCAAGAAGATCGGAGAGAAGGTTTCGGTGATCCGGCGTATTGAATCGGGCAAGATGGAACCGGACGTCGAGCTGGCGCGCAAGCTGGAGAGGGTCCTGGAAATAGAGCTCCTAGAGCGGGTGAGTGAAGAGGACACCGGATCCGTGGGGATCGGGAGCGGCGAGCTGACGCTGGGTGATGTAGTGGAGATTAGGAAGAAGTGA
- a CDS encoding cell division FtsA domain-containing protein → MVAVDLGTEVISAAVGRLRSGNLMVKGYSERYILDPTIMERGNVRYVKGVSRIVKKTVEEALRDAGVSPSDVEGIGLSMTGDRFTMVEAEASVSPEGKLRIEDIGYTLAHRLEFSPENWPISVDIVDLKVDGAEVDPRELGADHPDGLIGSQVTHLQFRAIVSNTSLGLINNLERIARLLNMKLITISVEPLAVAKAIRDYKIENCLLIDSGGGTTDISVVRNTLVEVCHSIKVGGRDFTLAIANDLGLTYEEAENIKKKINSPMADSELSRYDLTRREVLEAIEEVAEYVRDAVRSAVKSIIRSLDMNVPERVELYGGGVLLDQAETAVREAILDAYRDYLGIVPRVEMLEASKIPHIGKQLAGPMRVVAVSVLRDTALCQQCSGRDVKVVIDEFRAPEGRYYLEVGGRIEDSVKIPRRTGLKEAIISAIKEIILMQPAPVTAELRGRAYAGTVTIKFEGVDSTDDVDGVKVNVSGSEVEDTVDTLPKEYKIVQVKEMGPILIPVDELQEVEGGVSETAGNVTGLKEGLDDSGGNEPR, encoded by the coding sequence GTGGTCGCCGTAGACTTGGGTACCGAGGTGATCTCAGCCGCCGTAGGGCGACTCAGGAGTGGTAACCTGATGGTCAAGGGGTACAGCGAGCGGTACATCCTCGATCCCACGATCATGGAGCGAGGAAACGTCAGATACGTGAAGGGTGTGAGCCGGATAGTCAAGAAAACCGTAGAAGAAGCACTTCGTGATGCAGGGGTCAGTCCTTCGGACGTAGAGGGTATCGGATTGTCGATGACGGGAGACCGGTTCACTATGGTGGAAGCGGAGGCGAGCGTGAGCCCCGAAGGAAAGCTCCGCATAGAGGACATAGGATACACGCTAGCGCACCGCTTGGAGTTCTCGCCCGAAAACTGGCCTATCTCCGTCGATATAGTGGATCTCAAGGTCGACGGAGCAGAGGTAGACCCAAGGGAACTCGGGGCAGACCACCCCGACGGTCTCATCGGTTCTCAAGTCACTCACTTGCAGTTCAGGGCCATAGTATCGAATACAAGCTTGGGGCTCATTAATAACCTAGAGCGCATCGCTAGGCTCCTTAATATGAAGTTAATCACGATATCGGTTGAACCCCTCGCCGTGGCCAAAGCGATCAGAGATTACAAAATCGAGAACTGCCTCCTAATTGATTCCGGTGGAGGTACTACGGATATCTCCGTTGTGCGTAACACACTTGTGGAAGTGTGTCATTCTATTAAAGTTGGCGGACGTGATTTTACCTTAGCCATAGCTAATGATTTAGGACTAACATATGAAGAAGCGGAAAATATCAAAAAGAAGATCAATTCGCCGATGGCCGATTCGGAACTCTCACGGTACGACCTTACCCGCCGTGAGGTGTTGGAGGCCATCGAAGAGGTCGCGGAGTACGTCCGGGACGCCGTGAGGTCGGCCGTTAAGAGTATCATCAGGAGCTTAGACATGAACGTCCCGGAGCGGGTCGAGTTGTACGGAGGCGGAGTCTTGCTCGATCAGGCTGAAACGGCCGTTCGGGAAGCTATTCTTGATGCCTATCGTGATTACCTAGGGATAGTACCCAGAGTGGAGATGCTCGAAGCTTCGAAGATACCACACATCGGAAAGCAACTCGCGGGACCCATGCGTGTGGTGGCGGTCTCCGTACTCCGCGATACCGCCCTATGTCAGCAGTGCTCCGGTCGTGATGTGAAAGTGGTCATCGATGAGTTCCGAGCCCCCGAAGGTCGGTATTACCTCGAAGTAGGGGGCCGGATCGAAGATTCCGTAAAGATCCCGAGGAGGACGGGGCTGAAGGAAGCCATCATTAGTGCCATTAAGGAGATAATCCTGATGCAACCAGCGCCCGTAACAGCGGAACTCCGTGGCCGGGCGTACGCTGGTACGGTAACTATCAAGTTCGAGGGTGTAGACAGCACGGACGACGTCGATGGCGTTAAGGTGAACGTCAGTGGGTCGGAAGTGGAAGATACCGTGGACACGCTCCCGAAGGAGTACAAAATAGTCCAAGTTAAGGAGATGGGGCCCATCCTCATCCCGGTAGACGAACTCCAAGAGGTCGAGGGTGGAGTAAGTGAGACGGCGGGCAACGTTACTGGTCTTAAGGAGGGGCTGGACGATTCCGGAGGTAATGAGCCTCGTTAA
- a CDS encoding MazG nucleotide pyrophosphohydrolase domain-containing protein translates to MNLVAEAVRRFKSVDLIRSQILGLKGLLPRKDRAVEVSTGARLVEEAIEVRNAVRSGNREALIEELGDLLIEVEAFLTAHDIDLEEIVERQRTKQRELGQMEG, encoded by the coding sequence TTGAACCTCGTAGCTGAGGCCGTCAGAAGGTTCAAGTCGGTTGATCTAATACGTTCTCAAATCCTCGGCCTTAAGGGGTTACTGCCGCGGAAGGATCGGGCGGTAGAGGTGTCCACCGGCGCGAGACTTGTGGAGGAGGCTATCGAGGTCAGGAACGCGGTACGTTCCGGCAACCGGGAAGCACTCATTGAGGAGCTGGGTGACCTATTGATAGAGGTCGAAGCGTTCCTCACAGCCCACGATATCGACCTAGAGGAGATCGTAGAGAGACAGCGGACCAAGCAGCGAGAACTCGGACAGATGGAGGGATGA
- a CDS encoding SAM-dependent methyltransferase produces the protein MIGKRKVERLLDEFPNEVEYHRSDDHVVTCPTELYLVPTPIEIVVEILRKLELTPKNRVVDLGCGDGRFVISAAYLYGCEGMGVDVREDVLELARAKSETLRVDDKTIFIHSDVRDIDLRELNPDVVFVYLMPSLLEEISEELVSCGATVVSYTFEVPGLGVPEVLRLDDLRRAYVYRGVSH, from the coding sequence ATGATAGGGAAAAGGAAGGTAGAGAGACTGCTCGATGAGTTCCCGAACGAGGTGGAGTATCACCGGAGCGACGACCACGTGGTGACGTGTCCAACGGAGCTATACCTCGTACCGACACCCATCGAGATCGTGGTTGAGATCCTTCGAAAGCTGGAGTTAACTCCTAAAAATAGAGTGGTGGATCTGGGCTGCGGAGACGGTCGCTTCGTGATCTCGGCCGCCTACCTGTATGGGTGTGAAGGGATGGGGGTGGACGTACGGGAGGATGTGCTCGAGTTAGCCCGCGCAAAATCCGAAACACTTAGAGTAGACGATAAAACCATCTTTATACATTCTGACGTCCGGGACATCGACCTGCGGGAGTTAAATCCGGACGTCGTATTCGTGTATTTAATGCCGTCTCTCCTCGAGGAAATATCAGAGGAGCTGGTATCGTGCGGAGCTACCGTCGTGAGCTATACCTTCGAGGTTCCGGGGTTAGGCGTACCGGAGGTGCTGCGACTGGACGATTTACGACGCGCTTACGTGTACAGGGGAGTCTCACATTGA
- a CDS encoding DUF356 domain-containing protein yields the protein MVIRSDSYEKILTSLSDIERYAGIKILGKPRIMDPEVADTIVRELLGEVRRRYPVAAVARVEGEPAEVIRKISEIHPPAHLIVITPRHGDVYRGIARRFGKLEELRGYHSPKRRIEDDREKEGRETAR from the coding sequence GTGGTGATCAGGTCGGATTCTTACGAGAAGATACTCACAAGCTTGTCGGATATCGAGAGGTACGCGGGTATTAAAATCTTGGGCAAACCGAGAATTATGGATCCGGAGGTCGCTGACACGATAGTACGGGAGCTTTTGGGTGAGGTGCGGAGAAGGTATCCAGTGGCCGCGGTCGCTCGTGTAGAAGGTGAACCGGCCGAAGTTATTCGGAAGATCTCTGAAATCCATCCCCCGGCCCATTTGATCGTTATAACCCCAAGGCACGGTGACGTGTACAGGGGAATAGCCCGCAGGTTCGGAAAGCTCGAGGAGCTTCGCGGATACCACTCGCCTAAGCGGAGGATCGAAGATGATAGGGAAAAGGAAGGTAGAGAGACTGCTCGATGA
- a CDS encoding DUF2209 domain-containing protein codes for MNIVGVDVSGRHAEEDGHYNRITACVSAEVDGFNVFTVRDVNVFVVCTREPPNLRTLTEEVSRALNGLDKDDEYMVVAEPGEFFGEPEWRVSALLGAPFKYAETVAEREVVEMAHKLAYGVYRGVKMGLKVAQSPSGGFG; via the coding sequence GTGAATATCGTCGGTGTCGACGTCTCGGGCCGACACGCGGAGGAGGACGGTCATTATAATAGGATCACGGCCTGCGTGTCGGCCGAGGTGGATGGGTTCAATGTGTTTACGGTCAGAGATGTGAACGTGTTCGTCGTATGTACTCGCGAGCCCCCGAACTTGCGGACGCTGACCGAGGAAGTCTCCCGGGCCCTTAACGGCCTGGACAAGGACGATGAGTACATGGTGGTGGCGGAACCGGGTGAGTTCTTTGGAGAACCGGAGTGGAGGGTCTCGGCCCTTTTAGGGGCCCCGTTCAAGTACGCCGAGACCGTGGCCGAGCGAGAGGTAGTGGAAATGGCGCATAAGCTCGCCTACGGAGTCTACAGAGGCGTGAAGATGGGGTTGAAGGTTGCCCAGTCGCCCTCGGGCGGTTTTGGTTGA